One window of the Oncorhynchus keta strain PuntledgeMale-10-30-2019 chromosome 31, Oket_V2, whole genome shotgun sequence genome contains the following:
- the LOC118364499 gene encoding GSK-3-binding protein-like yields MPCRKENYILLEQSVTVDSKEVDALVTKIGEALQLHNNSANQKTMSCLHGLNGNCSSSNIKQANNNNNGVAQQKRTGCCIRLRNRGQRSNRASPYSFPGSSNQEWDNFKPWNRKRISAAVENDDPHQLLQELILSGNLIKEAVRRLQFSTTECGDLSDNL; encoded by the coding sequence ATGCCTTGTCGAAAGGAGAACTACATCCTCTTGGAGCAGTCTGTTACCGTCGATTCGAAAGAAGTGGACGCTTTGGTCACGAAAATCGGCGAGGCGCTGCAGCTTCACAACAATAGTGCTAATCAAAAGACGATGTCGTGTCTCCACGGTCTCAACGGCAACTGCAGCAGTAGCAACATCAAACaagctaacaacaacaacaatggcGTGGCCCAACAAAAACGAACCGGGTGCTGCATACGGCTTCGAAACCGGGGGCAACGTAGTAACAGAGCTAGTCCATACAGCTTCCCTGGCTCAAGTAACCAGGAGTGGGACAATTTCAAACCTTGGAACCGAAAGAGGATCAGCGCAGCTGTCGAGAACGACGACCCACATCAGTTACTTCAGGAATTAATATTGTCTGGGAATCTAATCAAAGAAGCGGTCAGGCGGCTGCAGTTCTCAACGACGGAGTGTGGAGATCTTTCGGACAATCTGTAA